One Sphingomonas sp. BT-65 genomic window carries:
- a CDS encoding glycosyltransferase family 4 protein — MIERRTTTIQEGIAALAAQGHGTRAHPAYSMRTRICFPFAGGLIGGSHVSALKLVQSLDSTEFEPLVLLHSLEGPLRDFVEREGIRFELAPPVHVWRPGDRAAAREVIRYLPDVLRMRAYLKERDIRIVHTNEGPMHATWALPTRLAGARHIWHHRGHPRARGLRVQAPLLASRVLCVSNYAAPDPGFWSARRKSSAVYSPFDTSIAEIDREAARAALESRLGIGPETVVLAFLGHFSARKRPLIFVETIAALRQRRPNLPLVALMFGEEFEPGIEARLRARIDEVGVADLVRIIGFVQPVEPWLAASDALVVPAVDEPFGRTLVEAMLVGTPVVAAASGGNLEAIRNRGNGLLARVDDPADLAAHILELIDHPELAATIAHRAKQEALLKFSVGHHVKKVTAIYREVLAA, encoded by the coding sequence ATGATCGAACGACGCACAACCACCATACAAGAAGGCATCGCGGCGCTCGCCGCGCAGGGGCATGGCACCCGCGCGCATCCGGCCTATTCGATGCGCACGCGGATCTGCTTTCCGTTCGCCGGCGGGCTGATCGGGGGAAGCCATGTGTCGGCGCTCAAGCTCGTCCAGTCGCTCGATTCGACCGAGTTCGAACCGCTCGTCCTCCTGCACAGCCTGGAGGGTCCGCTGCGCGATTTCGTCGAGCGCGAAGGCATCCGCTTCGAGCTTGCTCCCCCGGTGCATGTCTGGCGGCCGGGCGATCGCGCCGCGGCGCGCGAGGTCATCCGGTACCTCCCGGACGTGCTGCGCATGCGCGCCTATCTGAAGGAACGCGACATCCGCATCGTCCATACCAATGAAGGGCCGATGCACGCGACCTGGGCGTTGCCCACGCGGCTCGCCGGCGCGCGCCACATCTGGCACCATCGCGGCCATCCCCGCGCCCGCGGCCTGCGCGTCCAGGCGCCGCTATTGGCGAGCCGCGTGCTGTGCGTCTCCAACTACGCCGCCCCCGACCCGGGCTTCTGGTCGGCGCGCCGCAAGTCCTCCGCCGTCTACAGCCCGTTCGACACCTCGATCGCCGAGATCGATCGCGAGGCGGCGCGCGCCGCGCTCGAATCCCGTCTCGGCATCGGTCCGGAGACCGTCGTCCTGGCCTTTCTGGGCCATTTCTCCGCACGCAAGCGCCCGCTCATCTTCGTCGAGACGATCGCCGCGCTGCGTCAGCGGCGGCCGAACCTCCCGCTGGTCGCGCTGATGTTTGGCGAGGAGTTCGAGCCCGGGATCGAGGCACGTCTCCGCGCGCGGATCGATGAAGTCGGGGTCGCCGACCTCGTCCGGATCATCGGGTTCGTCCAGCCCGTCGAGCCCTGGCTCGCGGCCAGCGACGCGCTCGTGGTTCCCGCCGTGGACGAGCCCTTCGGGCGCACGCTCGTCGAAGCGATGCTGGTCGGCACGCCGGTCGTGGCGGCAGCATCCGGCGGCAATCTCGAGGCGATCCGCAATCGCGGCAATGGCCTGCTCGCGCGCGTCGACGATCCCGCCGATCTGGCGGCGCACATACTCGAGCTGATCGATCACCCCGAGCTGGCGGCCACGATCGCCCATCGCGCCAAGCAGGAAGCGCTGCTGAAGTTCAGCGTCGGGCATCACGTCAAGAAGGTCACGGCAATCTATCGGGAGGTGCTCGCAGCATGA
- a CDS encoding glycosyltransferase: protein MIAPSYRAASAMPGLVQHVTTSLDVGGAQTMLVKLVEAGVAKRKCARPAVLSLMRPGTLAPRLRDTGCPTYTLGMSRGFPGPVATLRLLRITAMLRPDILQGWMYHGNLAASVAGLAAGRKVPVFWNVRHSVADPRVEKRSNRALFALSARLSRSVDGIIYNSRVAAMEHAAIGFDPSRAIHIPNGFDLSRYHPDPAARGRLRMLFDLPGDGILVGMIARNHPMKDHAMLVHAIARARAAGHDLRLLLVGPGMDRPDAALRQAIAACLPPEAVTLAGERTDIADWLPGLDLLALSSAWGEAFPNILGEAMACGVPCIATDVGDSAWVLGEGGLIVPPRDAEAMGAALERIAALDGDARRSLGAAGRARAIAHFDINDIAVQYRRLYASAVQRITRDTARASASTLASDAGVSQA from the coding sequence ATGATCGCGCCATCCTATCGTGCCGCTTCGGCGATGCCGGGGCTCGTACAGCATGTCACGACCAGCCTCGACGTCGGCGGCGCGCAGACGATGCTCGTCAAGCTGGTCGAGGCCGGCGTCGCCAAGCGCAAATGCGCGCGGCCCGCGGTGCTCTCGCTGATGCGGCCCGGCACGCTCGCGCCGCGGCTGCGGGACACCGGCTGCCCGACCTACACGCTGGGCATGTCGCGCGGGTTCCCCGGCCCGGTCGCGACGCTGCGGCTGCTGCGGATCACGGCCATGCTGCGGCCCGACATCCTCCAGGGCTGGATGTACCACGGCAATCTCGCCGCGAGCGTCGCCGGCCTCGCGGCGGGGCGAAAAGTGCCGGTGTTCTGGAACGTGCGCCACTCGGTCGCCGACCCGAGAGTCGAGAAACGCAGCAACCGGGCGCTGTTCGCACTCAGCGCGCGGTTGTCGCGATCCGTGGACGGCATCATCTACAATTCGCGCGTCGCGGCCATGGAACATGCCGCGATCGGCTTCGATCCCTCGCGTGCGATCCACATCCCCAACGGTTTCGACCTGTCGCGCTACCACCCCGATCCCGCGGCGCGCGGGCGGCTGCGGATGCTGTTCGATCTTCCCGGCGACGGAATCCTCGTGGGGATGATCGCGCGCAACCATCCGATGAAGGACCATGCGATGCTGGTCCATGCGATCGCGCGCGCGCGCGCTGCAGGCCACGACCTGCGGCTGCTCCTCGTCGGACCCGGGATGGACCGGCCTGACGCCGCGTTGCGGCAGGCGATCGCGGCGTGCCTGCCGCCCGAGGCGGTGACGCTGGCGGGCGAGCGAACCGATATCGCCGATTGGCTGCCGGGACTCGATCTGCTCGCGCTCTCCTCCGCCTGGGGTGAGGCGTTTCCCAACATCCTGGGCGAAGCGATGGCGTGCGGCGTGCCCTGCATCGCCACCGATGTCGGCGACAGCGCCTGGGTGCTCGGCGAGGGGGGCCTGATCGTCCCGCCGCGCGATGCCGAGGCGATGGGCGCCGCGCTCGAGCGGATCGCGGCGCTGGACGGGGACGCGCGGCGGAGCCTCGGCGCGGCGGGCCGTGCGCGCGCCATCGCCCATTTCGACATCAACGACATCGCCGTCCAATACCGCCGGCTCTACGCCAGCGCCGTGCAGCGGATCACGCGAGACACCGCGCGCGCCAGCGCGAGCACGCTGGCGAGCGATGCGGGAGTTAGCCAGGCATGA
- a CDS encoding polysaccharide biosynthesis/export family protein: MNRRTLLSGIFVLPVAACSSAYSDLPVASAGSTARYTLGPGDSIKVAVYGFDAMAGSYTVSDAGTISLPMLSTLQVAGKSAPELETEIASVLRTRDLAPNANVSVQVEKYRPFYILGEVQRPGQYPYVPGMTVLTAVSIAGGYTFRANKRVASVDRMNGSARSKARLDADSQVLPGDTIVVPEAWF, from the coding sequence GTGAACCGCCGAACGCTGTTGAGTGGCATCTTCGTGTTGCCCGTGGCCGCATGCTCGAGTGCCTATTCCGACCTGCCGGTCGCGAGCGCGGGTTCGACCGCGCGTTACACGCTGGGACCGGGCGACTCGATCAAGGTCGCGGTCTATGGCTTCGACGCGATGGCCGGGAGCTATACCGTCAGCGATGCCGGGACCATCTCGCTCCCCATGCTGAGCACGCTCCAGGTCGCCGGCAAGTCGGCGCCCGAGCTCGAGACCGAGATCGCGAGCGTGCTGCGCACGCGCGACCTCGCGCCCAACGCCAATGTCAGCGTGCAGGTGGAGAAATACCGCCCCTTCTATATCCTGGGCGAGGTCCAGCGGCCCGGCCAATATCCCTATGTGCCGGGCATGACGGTACTCACCGCGGTGTCGATCGCCGGCGGCTATACCTTCCGCGCCAACAAGCGGGTTGCCAGTGTCGACCGGATGAATGGCAGCGCGCGGAGCAAGGCGCGGCTCGATGCCGATTCGCAGGTGCTGCCCGGCGACACCATCGTCGTTCCCGAAGCCTGGTTCTGA
- a CDS encoding sulfotransferase codes for MDSPPLPQLIVIGAAKAATTWIAHQLRTRPDVCMPGPEPHYFSREFDRGEQWYRSLFAGARPGQLVAEKSADYLAHAEAPARIAALLPSVRLIAQLRNPVERAYSDYCMLFRRGQVDGDVDRHLDGARAPERRFLEDGLYGRHIQRFLDHFPQEQLEIILHDEIKRDPAAVTANLLRMLGLPPRIDGEAIERRVNDGASPVVPLALRRLPAPVKRLADPLRGNPLFERARRMIARPVHYPPLTDDTRRRLADFYRDDVEQLGRTLGRDLGAWTNPAPAAS; via the coding sequence ATGGATTCGCCGCCGCTTCCCCAGCTGATCGTGATCGGCGCTGCCAAGGCGGCGACGACCTGGATCGCCCACCAGCTCCGCACCCGGCCCGACGTGTGCATGCCGGGGCCCGAGCCGCATTATTTCAGTCGCGAGTTCGACCGGGGCGAGCAGTGGTACCGATCGCTGTTCGCCGGCGCGCGGCCGGGCCAGCTGGTGGCCGAGAAGTCCGCGGACTATCTCGCACACGCCGAGGCGCCGGCGCGGATCGCGGCGCTGCTTCCTTCGGTCCGGCTGATCGCCCAGCTGCGCAATCCGGTGGAGCGCGCCTATTCGGACTATTGCATGCTGTTCCGCCGCGGGCAGGTCGACGGCGACGTCGATCGCCATCTCGACGGCGCGCGCGCGCCCGAGCGGCGTTTCCTGGAGGACGGGCTCTACGGCCGGCACATCCAGCGTTTCCTCGATCATTTCCCGCAGGAGCAGCTCGAGATCATCCTGCACGACGAGATCAAGCGCGACCCCGCGGCGGTGACCGCGAACCTGCTGCGCATGCTCGGCCTGCCGCCGCGCATCGACGGCGAGGCGATCGAGCGGCGCGTGAACGACGGTGCATCACCGGTCGTCCCGCTCGCGCTGCGGCGGCTGCCGGCGCCGGTGAAACGGCTCGCCGATCCGTTGCGGGGCAACCCGCTATTCGAGCGCGCGCGCCGGATGATCGCGCGCCCGGTGCACTATCCGCCGCTGACCGACGACACGCGCAGGCGGCTCGCCGACTTCTACCGCGACGATGTCGAGCAGCTCGGCCGGACGCTGGGGCGGGACCTCGGCGCCTGGACGAACCCGGCGCCGGCCGCGTCATGA
- a CDS encoding sugar transferase, protein MKVLVLASLAYSLVNFRGALLREMIAEGHDVVACAPDEDPATIAKLSAMGVRFRQVPMDRTGTNPWRDLRTLRAMVRTIRAEAPDIILAYTQKPIVYGGIAARLAGGGARFFAMVSGLGHVYSEDGPASWTRATLRRLTSLLYRVAVARAAGIFVFNADDADEMRRHGIVGRGRRIVQVPGSGIDTTDFRHVPVPEGAPVFLLIARLMRNKGIGEFVEAAASVRDLYPDARFQILGPHESGPAGFAAEEVETWRARGIEYLGATRDVRPWLAQASVFVLPTWYREGLPRTILEAMATGRPIITTDMPGCRETVVPGENGLLIPPRDAPALAQAMAQLAADPALVRSMGAHSRQLAQQRFRVDKVNAQLLGEMSLTGAPPVPHPRRALSDYRLAERGLAMLTLVAAAPLLLLVAGAVALMLGRPVLFRQRRAGQGGRTFQLVKFRSMSHASTGDGRLLPDAARLTGFSRLLRRSRLDELPELWNIARGEMSFVGPRPLLPETVDAMGERGKRRGAVRPGLTGWAQVNGNALLSDADKLALDLWYIDNRSLARDAKIVLRTLAMLTHGERISDLNIGRAYARTADRRG, encoded by the coding sequence ATGAAGGTCCTCGTGCTCGCGAGCCTCGCTTACTCCCTGGTCAACTTCCGGGGCGCCTTGCTGCGCGAGATGATCGCCGAGGGTCACGACGTGGTCGCATGCGCGCCGGACGAAGACCCCGCGACGATCGCCAAGCTGTCGGCGATGGGCGTCCGCTTCCGGCAGGTGCCGATGGACCGCACGGGGACCAATCCGTGGCGCGATCTCCGCACGCTGCGCGCGATGGTGAGGACCATCCGCGCCGAGGCGCCCGACATCATCCTCGCCTATACGCAGAAGCCGATCGTCTATGGCGGCATCGCCGCGCGGCTGGCGGGCGGAGGCGCGCGTTTCTTCGCGATGGTGAGCGGCCTGGGGCACGTCTATTCGGAGGACGGGCCGGCGTCCTGGACTCGCGCCACGCTGCGGCGGCTGACGTCGCTACTCTACCGCGTGGCGGTTGCACGTGCGGCCGGCATCTTCGTCTTCAACGCCGACGATGCGGACGAGATGCGCCGCCATGGCATTGTCGGACGCGGCCGCCGCATCGTCCAGGTTCCCGGCTCGGGGATCGACACCACCGACTTCCGGCACGTCCCGGTTCCGGAGGGGGCGCCTGTGTTCCTCCTGATCGCACGGCTGATGCGCAACAAGGGCATTGGCGAGTTCGTCGAGGCTGCGGCGTCGGTCCGGGACCTCTATCCCGATGCGCGGTTCCAGATCCTCGGCCCGCACGAATCGGGGCCGGCGGGGTTCGCCGCCGAGGAGGTCGAAACGTGGCGCGCGCGCGGGATCGAGTATCTCGGCGCGACGCGCGACGTTCGCCCCTGGCTCGCCCAGGCGAGCGTGTTCGTGCTGCCGACCTGGTATCGCGAGGGGCTGCCGCGGACGATCCTCGAAGCCATGGCGACCGGTCGGCCGATCATCACCACCGATATGCCGGGCTGCCGCGAAACGGTGGTGCCGGGCGAGAACGGCTTGCTCATTCCCCCGCGCGACGCGCCCGCGCTGGCGCAGGCGATGGCGCAGCTCGCCGCCGATCCCGCACTGGTCCGGTCGATGGGCGCGCACTCGCGGCAGCTGGCGCAGCAGCGCTTCCGCGTCGACAAGGTCAACGCGCAACTGCTCGGCGAGATGAGCCTGACCGGCGCGCCGCCCGTGCCACACCCGCGGCGCGCGCTGAGCGACTACCGGCTTGCGGAACGCGGGCTCGCGATGCTGACGCTGGTCGCGGCGGCGCCGCTCCTGCTGCTGGTCGCCGGCGCGGTCGCGCTGATGCTCGGCCGGCCGGTGCTGTTCCGCCAGCGCCGCGCGGGCCAGGGCGGACGGACATTCCAGCTGGTCAAGTTCCGCTCCATGTCCCACGCGAGCACCGGGGACGGGCGACTCCTCCCCGACGCGGCGCGCCTCACCGGCTTCAGCCGCCTGTTGCGGCGCAGCCGGCTCGACGAGCTGCCCGAGCTGTGGAACATCGCGCGCGGCGAGATGAGCTTCGTCGGCCCGCGCCCGCTGCTCCCCGAGACGGTGGACGCGATGGGCGAGCGCGGCAAGCGCCGCGGCGCGGTGCGGCCGGGCCTCACCGGCTGGGCGCAGGTGAACGGCAACGCGCTGCTCAGCGACGCCGACAAGCTCGCGCTCGATCTCTGGTATATCGACAACCGCTCGCTCGCGCGCGACGCCAAGATCGTCCTGCGCACCCTGGCAATGCTCACCCATGGCGAACGCATCAGCGACCTCAACATCGGGAGGGCTTATGCGCGCACTGCTGATCGGCGCGGTTGA
- a CDS encoding DegT/DnrJ/EryC1/StrS aminotransferase family protein: MAEVAVSVAAQRRPAARLTAPRPVVARDVGPIRSRWPVYAEDEIAAVTAVLRSGKVNALHHGEQTRAFEQAFAERCRASHAIAVANGTLALELALRALGVGVGDEVVVPARSFMASASCAAAVGATPVFADIDLDSQAINPHTIAAALTPRTRAIIVVHLAGWPAPMQEIMVLARAMGLLVIEDCAQAHGAMHDGAPVGSCGDAAAFSFCTDKIISTGGEGGMLVLHDAAVWERAWAYKDHGKSPHAGAVMGPPGTFRWLHGSLGSNYRATEMQSAIGLCQLAKLDSWIAARQRNARILNAALAPLAAVRLTFPPSNVHHAYYKYYAFVHPERLAPGWTRDRIVGECIAAGVPCGTGSCPEIYREQAFVGSPSVPLNPLPVSRRLGETSLMLPVDPTLDADTVERMGAIVASVIERATA, from the coding sequence ATGGCTGAGGTGGCTGTATCCGTCGCCGCTCAGCGGCGTCCCGCCGCCCGCCTGACGGCGCCGCGTCCCGTCGTCGCGCGGGATGTCGGCCCCATCCGATCGCGCTGGCCGGTCTATGCCGAAGACGAGATCGCTGCCGTCACCGCCGTGCTGCGCAGCGGCAAGGTGAATGCCCTGCATCATGGCGAGCAGACCCGCGCCTTCGAGCAGGCGTTCGCCGAGCGCTGCCGCGCATCTCACGCCATCGCGGTGGCGAACGGCACGCTGGCGCTGGAGCTGGCACTCCGCGCGCTCGGCGTGGGGGTCGGGGATGAGGTGGTCGTGCCGGCGCGCAGCTTCATGGCTTCGGCGAGCTGCGCTGCCGCCGTGGGCGCGACGCCGGTCTTTGCCGATATCGATCTCGACTCGCAGGCGATCAACCCGCACACGATCGCCGCCGCGCTCACGCCGCGGACGCGCGCGATCATCGTCGTGCACCTCGCCGGCTGGCCCGCGCCGATGCAGGAGATCATGGTGCTCGCGCGGGCGATGGGACTGCTCGTAATCGAGGATTGCGCGCAGGCGCATGGCGCGATGCACGACGGTGCGCCGGTCGGATCGTGCGGCGATGCCGCTGCTTTTTCCTTCTGCACCGACAAGATCATCTCGACGGGTGGCGAGGGTGGTATGCTGGTGCTGCATGACGCCGCGGTGTGGGAGCGCGCCTGGGCGTACAAGGATCATGGCAAGTCGCCGCATGCCGGCGCGGTGATGGGCCCGCCCGGCACCTTCCGCTGGCTGCACGGCAGCCTCGGCAGCAACTATCGCGCGACCGAGATGCAGTCGGCGATCGGGTTGTGCCAGCTCGCCAAGCTCGACTCGTGGATCGCGGCGCGGCAGCGCAATGCGCGGATTCTCAATGCCGCGCTGGCACCGCTGGCCGCGGTGCGGCTGACCTTCCCGCCGTCGAACGTCCACCATGCCTATTACAAATATTATGCCTTCGTGCATCCCGAGCGGCTGGCGCCGGGCTGGACGCGCGATCGCATCGTCGGCGAATGCATCGCCGCTGGCGTGCCGTGCGGCACCGGCAGCTGCCCCGAAATCTATCGCGAGCAAGCCTTTGTCGGTAGCCCGTCCGTACCGTTGAATCCGCTGCCCGTTTCCCGAAGGTTGGGCGAGACCAGCCTGATGCTGCCGGTGGATCCGACGCTCGACGCCGATACGGTCGAGCGGATGGGAGCGATCGTCGCATCGGTGATCGAACGCGCCACCGCCTGA
- a CDS encoding O-antigen ligase, translating into MTYGSIASPAWVIEDQDRTPYHHAMLRLAGPVLLAAVFLAPYVTWRIVPPYLFTFSDALFCVAAVLLLAGRGIAIRPLQGWWALWMFGLSGLLLGFFIGSVVNGDPLRWIIVAVQYGFAFAVLPALLLRERRGSLVAAALALVAGVTAMELFGSVVYHATGASYEAAKRFGFEFITGAHRLGAFMADANWNAAMIAMTTPFVLYLARIGRLNMIVAFAALGILGSGLLLSGSFTGFTSTAIGVLAFLLLDWGKRSIGMLLGILALGGAILATGVALPTAFQNRVATALEAGDISRAGTFAGRMELVEEAWGIVGDTTVVGLGVDQYRVVSADRAPVHNIYLLAWAEGGLLSLIGWLLMMLVPLSIAMRTFVQDRAAAALVIAVTLPFLIFSNAAPHMYARSWVVPLILALGIALTRPSNEVVPVREG; encoded by the coding sequence ATGACTTATGGCAGCATCGCATCGCCCGCCTGGGTGATCGAGGATCAGGACCGCACGCCGTACCATCATGCGATGCTTCGCCTGGCCGGGCCGGTCCTGCTGGCTGCGGTCTTCCTGGCGCCTTACGTCACCTGGCGCATCGTGCCGCCGTACCTGTTCACGTTCAGCGACGCGCTGTTCTGCGTCGCGGCGGTGCTGCTGCTTGCCGGGCGCGGGATCGCGATCCGGCCGCTGCAAGGCTGGTGGGCGCTGTGGATGTTCGGACTGAGCGGCCTGCTGCTCGGCTTCTTTATCGGCAGCGTCGTCAACGGCGATCCGCTGCGCTGGATCATCGTCGCGGTGCAATATGGCTTCGCTTTCGCGGTGCTGCCCGCGCTGTTGCTGCGCGAGCGGCGGGGATCGCTGGTCGCGGCTGCGCTGGCGCTGGTGGCGGGCGTCACCGCGATGGAGCTGTTCGGGTCGGTCGTCTACCATGCGACCGGCGCCTCCTATGAGGCGGCCAAACGCTTCGGCTTCGAGTTCATCACCGGCGCGCACCGGCTCGGTGCCTTCATGGCCGATGCCAACTGGAACGCGGCGATGATCGCGATGACGACGCCGTTCGTGCTCTATCTCGCGCGGATCGGGCGGCTGAACATGATCGTCGCCTTTGCTGCGCTCGGCATCCTCGGCTCGGGCCTGCTGCTGTCGGGATCGTTCACCGGATTCACCAGCACCGCGATCGGCGTGCTGGCGTTCCTGCTGCTCGACTGGGGCAAAAGATCGATCGGCATGCTCCTCGGCATCCTCGCGCTCGGCGGCGCGATCCTCGCCACCGGAGTCGCGCTCCCGACGGCGTTCCAGAACCGCGTGGCGACCGCGCTCGAGGCAGGCGACATCAGCCGGGCGGGCACCTTCGCAGGCCGGATGGAGCTGGTGGAGGAAGCCTGGGGCATTGTCGGCGACACCACGGTGGTCGGGCTCGGCGTCGACCAGTATCGCGTCGTCAGCGCCGACCGGGCGCCGGTGCACAACATCTATCTGCTCGCATGGGCCGAAGGCGGGCTGCTGTCGCTGATCGGCTGGCTGCTGATGATGCTCGTGCCGCTGTCGATCGCCATGCGGACGTTCGTCCAGGACCGGGCGGCCGCCGCGCTGGTCATCGCGGTGACGCTGCCGTTCCTGATCTTCTCCAACGCCGCGCCGCACATGTACGCGCGCAGCTGGGTGGTGCCGCTGATCCTGGCGCTCGGGATCGCGCTCACCCGACCTTCCAACGAGGTGGTGCCCGTCCGCGAGGGCTAA
- a CDS encoding nucleoside-diphosphate sugar epimerase/dehydratase, protein MVRAASIYLIDGLIAGVSLAAAISLRVGSLRAGEVLEEHRATLPLFVAVALVTFAAMRLHRRVWRYSSTDEIFEIIKAASIAVFSYVALLIVIGGAGWLPRSIPVIQWLVLVVLMGGARMARRLAAEYLGGRFHPPASAASPESMKRPALLFGSSDDIEQLLRQLEREPDAAFRAVGILDEAGAHTGARVRGVPVMGRPADLSRVVGSLAARDERPACLIFAGPVERLQRMAMVDIIAQAQSLELEIAYRPGFIGFAPEPGASLDFRFLNVADLLGRPQAPLDGRIVAGMISGRRILVTGAGGTIGRELVRQIAEFEPAQLVLLDANEFNLYDVDLELRESHPQVARTPVLCSIRQRRQVMQVFADHRPELVFHAAALKHVPLVEMHPLAGVQTNVLGTRNVADAARRYGVRAMVQVSTDKAVNPVGFMGVTKRLGELYCQALDMASRGDPDAPRFITVRFGNVLGSSGSLIPLFQRQLSRGGPLTVTHPEIERFFMTVHEAVQLILQSASRGLRDGMHHGRIFVLDMGDPIRVIDIARRMIRLAGLDPELDVGIDIIGLRPGEKLYEELFDVEEERLPSSIPGVFEAEPRPIPLRTLNEAFDALERASDEADDRACVVIATGLLDRKEALLAEVAAIPASRTRIAAHG, encoded by the coding sequence TTGGTCCGTGCCGCGTCGATCTACCTGATCGACGGGTTGATCGCGGGTGTTTCGCTGGCGGCCGCGATCAGCCTTCGCGTGGGGTCGCTGCGCGCCGGGGAGGTGCTGGAAGAACACCGCGCGACACTGCCCCTGTTCGTCGCCGTCGCGCTGGTCACCTTCGCGGCGATGCGGCTGCACCGGCGGGTGTGGCGCTATTCCTCGACCGACGAGATTTTCGAGATCATCAAGGCGGCGAGCATTGCCGTGTTCTCCTATGTCGCGCTGCTGATCGTGATCGGCGGCGCGGGGTGGCTGCCGCGCTCGATCCCGGTCATCCAGTGGCTCGTGCTGGTGGTGCTGATGGGCGGGGCGCGGATGGCGCGGCGCCTTGCCGCGGAATATCTGGGCGGGCGCTTCCATCCGCCCGCGTCGGCGGCGAGCCCGGAAAGCATGAAGCGTCCGGCGCTGCTGTTCGGCTCAAGCGACGATATCGAACAGCTGCTGCGGCAGCTCGAACGCGAACCCGACGCGGCGTTCCGCGCGGTCGGGATCCTCGACGAGGCTGGCGCGCATACCGGCGCGCGTGTGCGCGGCGTGCCCGTGATGGGGCGGCCGGCGGATCTGTCGCGAGTCGTCGGCAGCCTCGCCGCCAGGGACGAGCGCCCGGCGTGCCTGATCTTCGCCGGGCCGGTCGAACGGCTGCAGCGGATGGCGATGGTCGACATCATCGCACAGGCGCAGAGCCTCGAGCTGGAGATCGCCTATCGCCCCGGCTTCATCGGCTTCGCGCCCGAGCCTGGCGCCAGCCTCGACTTCCGCTTCCTCAACGTCGCGGATCTCCTGGGGCGGCCGCAGGCGCCGCTCGACGGCCGCATCGTCGCGGGCATGATCAGCGGGCGGCGAATCCTCGTCACCGGTGCGGGCGGCACGATCGGGCGCGAGCTGGTGCGGCAGATCGCCGAATTCGAGCCGGCGCAGCTCGTGCTGCTCGATGCGAACGAGTTCAACCTTTACGACGTCGATCTGGAGCTGCGGGAGAGCCATCCGCAGGTCGCGCGTACGCCGGTGCTCTGCTCGATCCGCCAGCGCAGGCAGGTGATGCAGGTCTTCGCCGACCATCGCCCGGAGCTGGTCTTCCACGCCGCGGCGCTGAAGCATGTGCCGCTCGTCGAGATGCATCCTTTGGCGGGGGTCCAGACCAACGTGCTGGGCACACGCAACGTGGCCGATGCGGCGCGCCGCTACGGCGTGCGGGCGATGGTGCAGGTGTCGACCGATAAGGCGGTCAATCCGGTCGGGTTCATGGGCGTCACCAAGCGGCTGGGCGAACTCTATTGCCAGGCGCTGGACATGGCGAGCCGGGGCGATCCCGACGCGCCGCGCTTCATCACCGTACGGTTCGGTAACGTGCTGGGGTCGAGTGGCTCACTGATCCCGCTGTTCCAGCGCCAGCTGAGCCGCGGCGGGCCGCTCACCGTCACGCACCCGGAGATCGAGCGCTTCTTCATGACTGTGCACGAGGCGGTGCAGCTGATCCTGCAAAGCGCGTCGCGCGGCCTGCGCGACGGCATGCATCATGGCCGGATCTTCGTGCTCGACATGGGCGATCCGATTCGCGTGATCGACATCGCGCGCCGGATGATCCGGCTTGCCGGGCTCGACCCCGAGCTCGATGTCGGGATCGACATCATCGGGCTGCGGCCGGGCGAGAAGCTCTACGAGGAGCTGTTCGATGTCGAGGAGGAACGGCTGCCGTCCTCGATCCCGGGCGTGTTCGAGGCGGAACCGCGCCCGATCCCGCTGCGGACGCTGAACGAAGCGTTCGATGCGCTTGAGCGCGCCAGCGACGAAGCCGACGACAGGGCGTGCGTCGTCATTGCAACGGGCCTGCTTGACCGGAAGGAGGCGCTGCTTGCCGAGGTGGCGGCGATCCCGGCAAGCCGGACGCGGATCGCGGCACATGGCTGA